A single region of the Anguilla anguilla isolate fAngAng1 chromosome 17, fAngAng1.pri, whole genome shotgun sequence genome encodes:
- the LOC118216618 gene encoding septin-9-like isoform X4 → MGEGGLVDPKRGAGSDVIPSYNSAMSEPVKPAVPAACPEVPSVDFSYVGIDAILEQMRRKAMKQGFELNIMVVGQSGLGKSTLMNTLFKSKVSRRSVLTTIEERIPKTIEIKSISHDIEEKGVRMKLTVIDTPGFGDQINNENCWQPIMKFINDQYEQYLQEEININRKKRIPDSRVHCCIYFIPPTGHCLRPLDVEFMRRLSKVVNIVPVIAKADTLTLEERDFFKMKIREELRVNGIDVYPQKEFDEDAEDRMINEKIREMIPFAVVGSDQEYQVNGRRILGRKTKWGTIEVENIGHCEFAYLRDLLIRTHMQNIKDITSSIHYEVYRVRRLNESNAQTNGVLEHHASAHEM, encoded by the exons GATCAGACGTCATTCCGAGCTACAACAGCGCCATGTCAGAGCCCGTCAAGCCGGCAGTGCCCGCGGCGTGCCCGGAGGTGCCCAGCGTGGACTTCAGCTACGTGGGCATCGACGCCATCCTGGAGCAGATGAGGAGGAAGGCCATGAAGCAGGGCTTCGAGCTCAACATCATGGTTGTGG GGCAGAGTGGCCTGGGCAAGTCCACGCTCATGAACACGCTGTTCAAGTCCAAGGTGAGCCGCAGGTCCGTGCTGACCACCATTGAGGAGAGGATCCCCAAGACCATCGAGATCAAGTCCATCAGTCATG ACATTGAAGAGAAGGGGGTCAGGATGAAGCTCACTGTCATTGACACTCCAGGGTTTGGGGACCAGATCAACAATGAGAACTG CTGGCAGCCCATAATGAAGTTCATTAATGACCAGTATGAGCAGTACCTGCAGGAGGAGATCAACATCAACAGGAAGAAGCGCATCCCAGACTCCAGAGTGCACTGCTGCATATACTTCATCCCCCCAACAGGACACTG cctgAGGCCGCTGGATGTGGAGTTCATGAGGCGGCTCAGTAAAGTGGTCAACATCGTCCCGGTCATCGCCAAGGCAGACACCCTCACCCTGGAGGAGAGAGACTTCTTCAAAATGaag aTCAGGGAGGAGCTGAGAGTTAACGGCATCGATGTGTACCCTCAGAAGGAGTTTGATGAGGACGCAGAGGACAGAATGATCAATGAGAAAATACGG GAAATGATCCCGTTCGCCGTGGTGGGGAGCGACCAGGAATATCAGGTCAACGggaggaggattctgggaagaaAGACAAAATGGGGCACCATAGAAG TTGAAAACATTGGCCACTGTGAGTTTGCCTATTTGCGGGATCTTCTCATTAG AACCCACATGCAGAACATAAAGGACATCACCAGCAGCATCCACTACGAGGTCTACAGGGTGCGGCGCCTGAACGAGAGCAACGCCCAGACCAACGGCGTCCTGGAGCACCACGCGTCCGCCCACGAGATGTag
- the LOC118216618 gene encoding septin-9-like isoform X5, producing MSEPVKPAVPAACPEVPSVDFSYVGIDAILEQMRRKAMKQGFELNIMVVGQSGLGKSTLMNTLFKSKVSRRSVLTTIEERIPKTIEIKSISHDIEEKGVRMKLTVIDTPGFGDQINNENCWQPIMKFINDQYEQYLQEEININRKKRIPDSRVHCCIYFIPPTGHCLRPLDVEFMRRLSKVVNIVPVIAKADTLTLEERDFFKMKIREELRVNGIDVYPQKEFDEDAEDRMINEKIREMIPFAVVGSDQEYQVNGRRILGRKTKWGTIEVENIGHCEFAYLRDLLIRTHMQNIKDITSSIHYEVYRVRRLNESNAQTNGVLEHHASAHEM from the exons ATGTCAGAGCCCGTCAAGCCGGCAGTGCCCGCGGCGTGCCCGGAGGTGCCCAGCGTGGACTTCAGCTACGTGGGCATCGACGCCATCCTGGAGCAGATGAGGAGGAAGGCCATGAAGCAGGGCTTCGAGCTCAACATCATGGTTGTGG GGCAGAGTGGCCTGGGCAAGTCCACGCTCATGAACACGCTGTTCAAGTCCAAGGTGAGCCGCAGGTCCGTGCTGACCACCATTGAGGAGAGGATCCCCAAGACCATCGAGATCAAGTCCATCAGTCATG ACATTGAAGAGAAGGGGGTCAGGATGAAGCTCACTGTCATTGACACTCCAGGGTTTGGGGACCAGATCAACAATGAGAACTG CTGGCAGCCCATAATGAAGTTCATTAATGACCAGTATGAGCAGTACCTGCAGGAGGAGATCAACATCAACAGGAAGAAGCGCATCCCAGACTCCAGAGTGCACTGCTGCATATACTTCATCCCCCCAACAGGACACTG cctgAGGCCGCTGGATGTGGAGTTCATGAGGCGGCTCAGTAAAGTGGTCAACATCGTCCCGGTCATCGCCAAGGCAGACACCCTCACCCTGGAGGAGAGAGACTTCTTCAAAATGaag aTCAGGGAGGAGCTGAGAGTTAACGGCATCGATGTGTACCCTCAGAAGGAGTTTGATGAGGACGCAGAGGACAGAATGATCAATGAGAAAATACGG GAAATGATCCCGTTCGCCGTGGTGGGGAGCGACCAGGAATATCAGGTCAACGggaggaggattctgggaagaaAGACAAAATGGGGCACCATAGAAG TTGAAAACATTGGCCACTGTGAGTTTGCCTATTTGCGGGATCTTCTCATTAG AACCCACATGCAGAACATAAAGGACATCACCAGCAGCATCCACTACGAGGTCTACAGGGTGCGGCGCCTGAACGAGAGCAACGCCCAGACCAACGGCGTCCTGGAGCACCACGCGTCCGCCCACGAGATGTag